In Apium graveolens cultivar Ventura chromosome 10, ASM990537v1, whole genome shotgun sequence, the following are encoded in one genomic region:
- the LOC141689131 gene encoding uncharacterized protein LOC141689131 codes for MTPAYLNFPASPSSTSADHVHQLAASSCSYLITRNFFDSTINQDQSEIYRQENQQPQFQQELVDINYLASSHGGSFAVENESCDNGLKFSIWKKEETNENQETSDYEIKWMSPKMRWMHRMKKDHVDYPTPITTKTLINPEIEKHQPSLPMDTENTSNTSSNSMISNPIRTCSDCNTTKTPLWRSGPQGPKSLCNACGIRQRKARRAMAAAAANDTAFEKETTPPLVIKTKKYKKLKTKTKQQKAKSNSDNIVKFKKRSCNLLIDDDGHEAQKKVCLEDFLVTLTNNLGYDQVLPQDEKDAAILLMAMSLYHARR; via the exons ATGACTCCAGCTTATCTAAATTTCCCAGCTTCTCCTTCTTCCACATCTGCCGATCATGTTCATCAGCTAGCTGCCTCTTCTTGTTCGTATCTAATCACTCGTAATTTTTTCGACTCCACGATCAATCAAGATCAAAGTGAAATTTATCGTCAGGAGAATCAGCAGCCACAATTTCAACAAGAACTG GTTGATATTAATTACTTGGCTAGTTCACATGGTGGATCATTTGCTGTAGAGAATGAGAGTTGTGACAATGGACTCAAGTTCTCTATATGGAAAAAGGAGGAAACTAATGAGAACCAGGAGACGAGTGATTACGAAATCAAGTGGATGTCCCCGAAGATGAGGTGGATGCATAGAATGAAGAAGGATCATGTAGATTATCCAACACCAATTACTACAAAGACACTGATCAATCCTGAAATTGAGAAGCATCAACCATCTTTGCCTATGGATACCGAAAACACCAGTAACACTTCTTCAAACAGCATGATCAGCAACCCGATTAGGACTTGCTCGGACTGTAACACTACTAAGACCCCTCTTTGGAGAAGTGGACCTCAAGGCCCTAAG TCACTATGCAACGCATGTGGAATTCGACAAAGGAAGGCAAGAAGGGCCATGGCGGCAGCTGCAGCTAATGATACAGCTTTTGAGAAAGAGACAACACCACCACTAGTGATAAAAACCAAAAAGTATAAAAAACTCAAGACTAAGACAAAGCAACAAAAAGCTAAATCTAATTCAGACAATATTGTGAAATTCAAGAAACGGAGCTGCAACCTTCTTATTGATGATGATGGTCATGAAGCTCAAAAAAAGGTTTGTTTGGAGGATTTTCTAGTAACTCTTACTAATAATTTGGGTTATGATCAAGTCTTGCCACAAGATGAGAAGGATGCCGCGATTCTGCTAATGGCTATGTCTCTTTATCATGCTCGTCGCTGA